From Panicum hallii strain FIL2 chromosome 2, PHallii_v3.1, whole genome shotgun sequence, a single genomic window includes:
- the LOC112880182 gene encoding RNA-binding protein 42-like, with amino-acid sequence MQRSPEDVVAPPAPAPPLDDEGELRRAEANGFQLFLGNLGAEVDEAFLAGVFSRFASYVPGSARVRREPDGTTRCYGYVTFSERRDAAAAVAELDGGLVWNGRVRLSCCRLRGAEARRLPAAQLRERCEVRRRLIQERVRRLEEEKRRVALSSWSMAVSSMR; translated from the exons ATGCAGCGCTCACCAGAGGACGTCGTcgccccgccggcgccggcgccgccgctggaCGACGAAGGCGAGCTGAGGAGGGCCGAGGCTAACG GGTTCCAACTGTTCCTGGGCAACCTCGGCGCGGAGGTGGACGAGGCCTTCCTGGCGGGCGTCTTCTCCAGGTTCGCCTCCTACGTCCCGGGCTCGGCGCGGGTGAGGCGGGAGCCGGACGGGACCACGCGCTGCTACGGGTACGTCACCTTCTCGGAGCGCCgggacgccgcggcggcggtggcggagctCGACGGCGGGCTCGTCTGGAACGGGCGGGTCAGGCTCTCGTGCTGCCGCCTGCGCGGCGCTGAGGCGCGGCGCCTGCCGGCGGCGCAGCTGCGGGAGCGGTGCGAGGTCCGGAGGCGCCTGATCCAGGAGCGCGTCCGCCGGCTCGAGGAGGAGAAGCGTCGCGTGGCGCTATCGAGTTGGAGTATGGCAGTATCAAGTATGCGATGA